The following are encoded in a window of Mycobacterium vicinigordonae genomic DNA:
- a CDS encoding YqgE/AlgH family protein yields the protein MVAQHEDPEDYAAPAAHRVRAGTLLLANTDLLEPTFRRSVIYIVEHNEGGTLGVVLNRSSETAVYNVLPQWAKLAAKPKTMFIGGPVKRDAALCLAVLRVGAEADGVPGLRHVAGRMAMVDLDADPDLIAPAVEGLRIFAGYSGWTIGQLEGEIERDDWIVLSALPSDVLTPPRADLWGQVLRRQPLPLSLLATHPIDLSRN from the coding sequence CTGGTGGCGCAGCACGAAGATCCTGAGGACTATGCCGCTCCGGCCGCCCATCGGGTGCGTGCGGGCACCCTGCTGCTGGCCAACACCGACCTGCTGGAGCCGACGTTTCGGCGCAGTGTCATCTACATCGTCGAGCACAACGAGGGTGGCACGCTGGGCGTGGTGCTCAATCGGTCCAGCGAAACCGCGGTCTACAACGTGCTGCCGCAGTGGGCCAAACTGGCGGCGAAGCCCAAGACGATGTTCATCGGCGGACCGGTCAAGCGCGACGCCGCCCTGTGCCTGGCCGTGCTGCGAGTCGGCGCCGAGGCCGACGGGGTGCCGGGTCTGCGTCACGTCGCCGGTCGCATGGCGATGGTCGACCTGGACGCCGACCCCGACCTAATCGCACCCGCGGTCGAAGGTTTGCGGATCTTCGCGGGCTACTCCGGGTGGACCATCGGCCAGCTCGAGGGCGAGATCGAGCGCGACGACTGGATTGTGTTGTCGGCGTTGCCCTCCGACGTCCTGACGCCGCCGCGTGCCGACCTCTGGGGGCAGGTGTTGCGGCGCCAACCGCTGCCGCTTTCGCTGCTGGCCACCCACCCGATCGACCTCAGCCGGAATTAG
- a CDS encoding LpqN/LpqT family lipoprotein: MIQIARSWRTIAGGVAAGVVGVVMVAGGTASAEPMAPQPVVPGQMQSTPPGQNATVFPGGVNSNRLAPAPAQVPAAIPAPLPATAPVPAAAPVPPVSAPAVTGTLREYLEGKGVKLEPQRPLGFKALDITVPMPPRWTQVPDPNVPDAFVVIADRVGGNSVYTSNAQVVVYKLVGNFDPAEAITHGFVDSQRLLAWQTTNASQAPMGSFPSSVIEGTYRENDMTLNTSRRHVIANSGTEKYLVSFAVTTAASQAVADGPATDAIISGFRVSAPGAPAQAPAAPAPAREPGAASPQAPATQAPAVPVAQAPVAQAPALQAPAVAAPQSPAQPPVSAPVQPLQPAPRALAGQGRQTAPTSNPAQQPPLVTVAPSR, translated from the coding sequence ATGATTCAGATCGCGCGCAGCTGGCGAACAATCGCCGGTGGGGTGGCCGCCGGTGTCGTCGGAGTGGTGATGGTTGCCGGTGGCACGGCATCGGCTGAGCCGATGGCTCCCCAGCCGGTGGTCCCCGGCCAGATGCAGTCCACGCCACCGGGGCAGAACGCGACGGTGTTCCCCGGCGGTGTCAACAGCAACAGACTCGCCCCCGCCCCAGCTCAGGTGCCCGCGGCGATCCCAGCGCCGCTGCCGGCCACCGCACCCGTCCCGGCCGCCGCGCCGGTGCCACCGGTGAGCGCCCCTGCCGTCACCGGCACGCTGCGCGAATACCTGGAAGGCAAGGGGGTGAAGCTCGAGCCGCAGCGCCCGCTGGGCTTCAAGGCGCTCGACATCACCGTGCCGATGCCGCCGCGCTGGACTCAGGTACCGGACCCCAACGTTCCGGACGCGTTTGTGGTGATCGCCGACCGGGTCGGTGGCAACAGCGTCTATACCTCGAATGCGCAGGTTGTGGTGTACAAGCTGGTTGGGAACTTCGACCCGGCGGAGGCGATCACGCATGGCTTCGTGGACAGTCAGCGGCTGCTGGCATGGCAGACGACCAATGCCTCACAGGCGCCGATGGGTAGCTTCCCGTCGTCGGTGATCGAGGGCACCTACCGCGAGAACGACATGACGCTGAACACCTCCCGCCGTCACGTCATCGCCAACTCCGGGACCGAGAAGTACCTGGTGTCGTTTGCGGTGACCACCGCCGCGTCGCAGGCCGTCGCCGATGGGCCCGCCACAGACGCGATCATCAGCGGGTTCCGGGTGAGCGCACCGGGTGCCCCAGCTCAGGCCCCTGCCGCTCCGGCACCGGCCCGGGAACCCGGGGCAGCCTCCCCGCAGGCTCCGGCCACCCAGGCTCCCGCGGTTCCTGTTGCGCAAGCTCCGGTTGCGCAGGCTCCTGCTTTGCAGGCACCCGCGGTGGCCGCGCCGCAGTCACCCGCACAGCCGCCCGTTTCGGCGCCTGTCCAGCCCCTCCAACCGGCACCCCGCGCGCTCGCCGGACAGGGGCGCCAGACTGCCCCCACCTCCAATCCCGCGCAACAACCGCCGCTGGTGACCGTGGCGCCGTCCCGTTAA
- a CDS encoding SDR family oxidoreductase, giving the protein MPTALITGASGGIGTAIATALAPTHTLLLAGRPSARLDTVANRLGATTFPLDLADTDSIDASCEVIDELDVLVHNAGVCIPGRVAESQLDEWRATFSVNVFGAVALTLTLLPALRQARGHVVFINSGSGRNVSPGMASYSASKFALRAFADSLRTDEPTLSVTSIHPGRVDTEMQRELVAYEGGEYDATRFLRPETVGQVVADVVATPPDAQVHEVIIRPR; this is encoded by the coding sequence ATGCCCACCGCTTTGATCACCGGCGCCAGCGGTGGTATCGGCACCGCAATTGCCACCGCGTTGGCGCCCACCCACACCCTGCTGCTGGCCGGCCGGCCCTCTGCGCGGCTGGACACCGTGGCGAACCGATTGGGCGCCACCACCTTCCCGCTGGACCTGGCCGACACGGACTCCATCGACGCCAGTTGCGAAGTGATCGACGAACTCGACGTGTTGGTGCACAACGCCGGTGTCTGTATCCCTGGTCGGGTCGCCGAGTCGCAACTCGACGAGTGGCGCGCCACCTTCAGCGTGAATGTCTTTGGCGCGGTCGCGCTTACGTTGACGTTGTTGCCGGCGCTGCGGCAGGCACGGGGCCACGTGGTATTCATCAACTCCGGCTCGGGCCGCAACGTGTCGCCCGGCATGGCGTCCTACTCGGCCAGCAAGTTCGCCCTGCGCGCCTTCGCCGACTCGTTGCGCACCGACGAACCGACACTGTCAGTGACCTCGATCCATCCCGGCCGGGTCGACACCGAGATGCAGCGCGAACTGGTCGCCTATGAAGGCGGTGAGTATGACGCGACGAGGTTCCTGCGCCCGGAAACGGTGGGCCAGGTGGTGGCCGATGTGGTCGCCACTCCCCCGGACGCGCAGGTGCACGAAGTGATCATCCGCCCGCGTTAG
- a CDS encoding MarR family winged helix-turn-helix transcriptional regulator yields the protein MSDSEPTAPPLTELAEGLHRSLSKLFTILRRGDPTGGAVTGELTLAQLSILITLLDRGPIRMTDLAAHERVRTPTTTVAIRRLEKIGLVKRSRDPSDLRAVLVDITPQGRAVHAESLANRRASLAAMLSQLPDADLEVLKQALAPLDRLAAGEAAGNAEGSPTLHRRESV from the coding sequence ATGTCGGACAGCGAACCCACAGCTCCGCCGCTGACGGAGCTCGCGGAGGGTCTGCATCGGTCGCTGTCCAAGCTGTTCACGATCCTGCGCCGCGGGGACCCCACCGGCGGCGCGGTAACCGGTGAACTGACGCTGGCACAGCTGTCGATCCTGATCACCCTGCTCGACCGGGGACCGATCCGGATGACGGATCTGGCCGCCCACGAACGGGTGCGGACCCCCACCACCACGGTGGCGATCCGCCGCCTGGAGAAAATCGGGCTAGTGAAGCGTTCACGGGACCCCTCGGACCTGCGCGCGGTGCTCGTGGACATCACGCCGCAAGGGCGGGCTGTGCACGCCGAGTCGCTGGCGAATCGGCGCGCCTCGCTCGCGGCGATGCTCAGTCAACTGCCGGACGCCGACCTCGAGGTCTTGAAGCAGGCGCTGGCACCGCTGGACCGGCTGGCCGCCGGCGAGGCCGCGGGCAACGCCGAGGGTAGTCCCACCCTCCATAGGCGTGAAAGCGTGTGA
- the leuS gene encoding leucine--tRNA ligase, with translation MTDSSSATDTDAPRYRYTAKLAAGVERAWQENWANSGTFNVPNPVGSLAPTDGSTIPQDKLFVQDMFPYPSGEGLHVGHPLGYIATDVYARYYRMIGRNVLHALGFDAFGLPAEQYAVQTGTHPRTRTEANVVNFRRQLGRLGLGHDVRRSFSTTDADFYKWTQWIFLQIYNAWFDKAANRSRPIAELVAEFDSGARSLDDGRKWSELSAGERADVIDAHRLVYRADSMVNWCPGLGTVLANEEVTADGRSDRGNFPVFRKRLRQWMMRITAYSDRLLDDLEVLDWPEKVKAMQRNWIGRSTGAAALFTATGADGAVHDIEVFTTRPDTLFGATYLVLAPEHDAVDGLVAPAWPDGVDPAWTYGAATPGEAVAAYRRAIAAKSDLERQESKEKTGVFLGSYAINPANGKPVPIFIADYVLIGYGTGAIMAVPGHDQRDWDFARAFHLPIVEVIAGGNISEAAYSGDGSLVNSGYLDGMNVAAAKEAITARLESEGRGRARIEFKLRDWLFARQRYWGEPFPIVYDSDGRAHALDDAALPVELPDVPDYSPVSFDPDDADSEPSPPLAKATDWVHVELDLGDGLKPYSRDTNVMPQWAASSWYELRYTDPHNSERFCARENEAYWMGPRPAEHGPDDPGGVDLYVGGAEHAVLHLLYCRFWHKVLYDLGHVSSSEPYRRLVNQGYIQAFAYTDARGSYVPAAEVVERDGAFFYPGPDGEIEVFQEFGKIGKSLKNSVSPDEICDAYGADTLRVYEMSMGPLEASRPWATKDVVGAHRFLQRVWRLVIDEETGELRVVDREPDAETLRALHRTIAGVSEDYAALRNNTAAAKLIEYTNHLTKQYRDGVPRPAVEPLVLMLAPLAPHLAEELWARLGHSKSLAHGPFPVADPAYLVVDTVEYPVQVNGKVRGRVVVAADADNDTVQSAALADEKVLAFLAGATPRKVIVVPGRMVNLVV, from the coding sequence GTGACCGACTCGTCTTCCGCCACCGACACCGACGCGCCGCGGTACCGCTACACGGCCAAGCTGGCGGCCGGGGTGGAACGCGCGTGGCAGGAGAACTGGGCCAACTCGGGGACCTTCAATGTGCCCAACCCGGTCGGTTCGCTGGCTCCGACGGACGGCTCTACCATTCCCCAAGACAAACTGTTCGTGCAGGACATGTTTCCCTATCCCTCGGGGGAGGGGTTGCACGTCGGTCATCCACTCGGCTATATCGCCACGGACGTCTACGCCCGCTACTACCGGATGATTGGGCGTAACGTGCTGCACGCGTTGGGTTTCGACGCCTTCGGTCTGCCGGCTGAGCAGTACGCGGTGCAGACCGGCACCCACCCGCGGACCCGCACGGAGGCCAACGTCGTCAATTTCCGGCGTCAGTTGGGCCGCTTGGGGCTCGGCCACGACGTCCGGCGCAGCTTCTCGACCACCGACGCCGACTTCTACAAGTGGACGCAGTGGATCTTTCTGCAGATCTACAACGCCTGGTTCGACAAAGCCGCTAACAGGTCCCGGCCGATCGCGGAATTGGTTGCTGAATTCGATTCCGGGGCAAGGTCTCTGGATGATGGACGCAAGTGGTCGGAGTTGTCGGCAGGGGAGCGGGCCGACGTTATCGACGCCCACCGGCTGGTCTACCGCGCCGACTCGATGGTGAACTGGTGCCCCGGGTTAGGCACCGTGCTGGCTAACGAAGAAGTCACCGCCGACGGCCGCAGCGACCGCGGCAACTTCCCGGTGTTCCGAAAGCGGTTGCGGCAGTGGATGATGCGGATCACCGCGTACTCCGACCGCTTGCTCGACGACCTCGAGGTGCTGGATTGGCCCGAAAAGGTCAAGGCGATGCAACGCAACTGGATCGGCCGCTCGACCGGTGCCGCGGCGCTGTTCACGGCGACCGGCGCCGATGGTGCCGTCCACGACATCGAAGTGTTCACCACCCGGCCGGACACCCTGTTCGGGGCGACCTACCTGGTGCTGGCGCCTGAACACGACGCGGTGGACGGTCTGGTTGCCCCGGCCTGGCCAGACGGCGTCGACCCGGCCTGGACGTACGGCGCCGCCACGCCGGGGGAAGCCGTCGCCGCCTACCGCCGCGCCATCGCGGCCAAGTCCGACCTGGAGCGCCAGGAGAGCAAGGAGAAGACGGGCGTCTTCCTGGGCAGCTACGCCATCAACCCGGCCAACGGCAAGCCGGTGCCGATCTTCATTGCCGACTATGTGCTGATCGGCTACGGCACCGGGGCCATCATGGCCGTGCCCGGCCACGATCAGCGGGACTGGGACTTCGCGCGCGCGTTCCACCTGCCGATCGTTGAAGTCATTGCGGGCGGCAATATTTCGGAGGCCGCGTACTCTGGTGATGGATCCTTGGTTAACTCCGGCTATTTGGACGGCATGAACGTCGCGGCGGCCAAGGAGGCCATCACTGCGCGGCTGGAATCCGAGGGCCGTGGCCGTGCCCGCATCGAATTCAAGTTGCGGGACTGGCTTTTCGCGCGGCAGCGGTACTGGGGCGAGCCGTTCCCGATCGTGTACGACAGCGACGGCCGTGCGCACGCGCTCGATGACGCCGCGCTGCCGGTCGAACTGCCCGACGTGCCGGACTATTCGCCGGTGTCCTTCGACCCCGACGACGCGGACAGCGAGCCGTCGCCGCCGCTGGCCAAGGCCACCGACTGGGTGCACGTCGAGTTGGATCTCGGCGACGGCCTCAAGCCCTACTCGCGCGACACCAATGTGATGCCGCAGTGGGCTGCCAGCTCCTGGTACGAGCTGCGCTACACCGACCCGCATAACTCGGAACGGTTCTGCGCCAGGGAAAACGAGGCCTACTGGATGGGTCCGCGGCCGGCCGAGCACGGACCGGATGACCCCGGCGGCGTTGACCTGTATGTCGGCGGCGCCGAGCATGCGGTGCTGCATCTGCTCTATTGCCGGTTCTGGCACAAGGTGCTGTACGACCTCGGCCATGTCAGCTCCAGCGAGCCCTACCGCAGATTGGTTAACCAGGGCTACATCCAGGCCTTCGCCTACACCGACGCGCGAGGCTCCTACGTGCCGGCCGCCGAGGTGGTCGAACGCGACGGAGCGTTCTTCTACCCCGGGCCCGACGGGGAGATCGAGGTTTTCCAGGAGTTCGGGAAAATCGGTAAGAGTCTGAAGAATTCGGTGTCTCCCGACGAGATCTGCGACGCGTACGGCGCCGACACACTGCGGGTCTACGAGATGTCGATGGGTCCACTGGAGGCCTCCCGGCCGTGGGCCACCAAGGATGTCGTGGGCGCGCACCGGTTTCTACAACGGGTGTGGCGGTTGGTCATCGATGAGGAGACCGGTGAGCTGCGGGTGGTGGACCGCGAGCCCGACGCCGAGACACTGCGGGCGCTGCACCGCACGATCGCCGGGGTTTCCGAAGACTATGCGGCGCTGCGGAATAACACCGCGGCCGCGAAACTGATCGAGTACACCAACCACCTCACCAAGCAGTACCGAGATGGGGTTCCGCGCCCGGCGGTCGAGCCGCTGGTGCTGATGCTGGCTCCGCTGGCCCCACACCTGGCCGAGGAGCTGTGGGCGCGGCTGGGTCACTCGAAATCGTTGGCGCATGGGCCGTTCCCGGTCGCAGATCCGGCCTACTTGGTCGTCGACACCGTCGAATACCCGGTGCAGGTGAACGGCAAGGTCCGCGGCCGGGTAGTGGTGGCCGCCGACGCGGACAACGATACCGTCCAGTCCGCCGCCCTGGCCGACGAGAAGGTGCTTGCCTTCCTGGCCGGAGCCACGCCACGCAAGGTGATCGTGGTCCCCGGGCGGATGGTCAACCTAGTGGTTTGA
- a CDS encoding MFS transporter, translating to MPIVEVSSVIRTRMQASAPVELWRSVRALPDFWRLLQLRMASQFGDGLFQAGLAGALLFNPDRAADPMAIARAFAVLFLPYSLLGPFAGALMDRWDRRLVLVGANVGRLCFIAAIGAILAVGAGDMVLLFTALLANGLARFVSACMSASLPHVVPRESVVTMNSVATASGAVAAFLGANFMLLPRWLGGGGDQGAAVVIFTALIPVSLALLLSLRFAPRVLGPDHTKRAIHGSAVYAVVTGWLHGVRTVVQRPTVAAALSGLAAHRMVVGINSLVILLLVHHMKDADIEGLGTALLFFAATGLGAFLSNVLTPVLVRRWGRYATANGALVAAAVIQTGGATLLLPVMVACGFLLGAAGQVVKLCADSAMQIDVDDALRGHVFAVQDALFWVSFIAAVTVAAAFIPGDGRAPLFVLLGSLIYLAGLLAHGVVGRRRQPAAVV from the coding sequence GTGCCGATTGTGGAAGTGAGTTCAGTGATTCGCACCCGGATGCAGGCAAGCGCACCCGTTGAACTTTGGCGGTCGGTGCGCGCCCTGCCCGATTTCTGGCGACTTCTGCAACTGCGAATGGCCAGTCAGTTCGGCGACGGACTCTTCCAGGCGGGACTGGCCGGGGCGTTGCTGTTCAACCCCGATCGAGCCGCCGACCCGATGGCGATTGCACGCGCTTTCGCGGTGCTGTTCCTGCCGTACTCACTGCTAGGGCCCTTTGCTGGTGCATTGATGGACCGGTGGGACCGGCGCCTGGTGCTGGTCGGCGCCAATGTTGGGCGGTTGTGCTTCATCGCCGCGATCGGCGCCATCCTGGCGGTCGGCGCCGGCGACATGGTCCTGTTGTTTACCGCGTTGCTGGCCAACGGTTTAGCGCGTTTTGTGTCGGCCTGCATGTCCGCATCGCTGCCGCATGTGGTGCCGCGCGAGAGTGTGGTGACGATGAATTCGGTGGCGACGGCCTCGGGTGCCGTCGCGGCCTTCCTCGGCGCTAACTTCATGTTGCTGCCGCGTTGGCTCGGCGGCGGCGGCGATCAGGGGGCCGCGGTGGTCATCTTCACCGCGCTGATCCCTGTGTCGCTGGCGTTGCTGTTGTCGCTGCGGTTTGCCCCGCGGGTGCTCGGCCCAGACCACACCAAGCGCGCGATCCACGGCTCGGCCGTCTACGCCGTGGTCACCGGATGGTTGCACGGTGTGCGGACGGTCGTCCAACGCCCCACTGTGGCGGCCGCGCTGTCTGGTCTTGCGGCGCACCGCATGGTCGTCGGCATCAACTCACTGGTGATCCTGCTGCTGGTCCACCACATGAAGGACGCCGATATCGAGGGGCTGGGAACCGCGCTGCTGTTCTTCGCCGCCACCGGTCTGGGGGCATTTCTGTCCAATGTGCTGACCCCCGTTCTGGTCCGTCGCTGGGGGCGGTACGCCACCGCCAACGGCGCTTTGGTGGCAGCAGCAGTCATCCAGACTGGCGGGGCGACGCTGTTGCTGCCGGTGATGGTGGCATGCGGGTTTCTGCTTGGGGCCGCCGGGCAGGTGGTCAAGCTGTGCGCCGATTCGGCGATGCAAATCGACGTCGATGACGCGCTGCGCGGCCACGTGTTCGCGGTACAGGACGCCTTGTTCTGGGTGTCGTTCATCGCCGCGGTTACGGTGGCGGCGGCGTTCATTCCCGGCGACGGGCGCGCCCCGCTGTTCGTGTTGTTGGGCTCGTTGATTTATCTGGCCGGGTTGCTGGCGCACGGTGTCGTTGGCCGGCGGCGCCAACCCGCGGCTGTTGTTTAA